Proteins encoded by one window of Grus americana isolate bGruAme1 chromosome 7, bGruAme1.mat, whole genome shotgun sequence:
- the PALD1 gene encoding paladin isoform X2 yields MGTTASAAQQAVSASPLESGAPGDGSMEDQRSLSIHSFQTLGLHNSKAKSIITNKVAPVVITYNCREEFQIHDDLLKANYTVGRISETTLEHYLVQGKYFMVRDVYGKLDVLNTTGSCGAPNFRQAKGGYAVFGMGQPSLNGFKLVLQKLQREGHKECVFFCVREEPVVFLRLEGDFVSYTPRGKENLHENLQRLQRGLRAESLELAIRKEIHDFAQLSESVYYVYNDIERLRDEPHAVRVQCEEDIQVTEEVYRRPVFLLPSYRYHRLPLPAEGAPLEEQFDAFVHFLRESPSLLLWDAGRPPPALLFGCQTGVGRTNLAMAMGTLVLHHHRGAVQKTDTSIPHLPKPSPRDRLRVIQTFIEMVPKGQQIVEEVDGAIAACSEMHDMKEAIYEYKKKLEGIGEDYQIQGSSTKEYFLQRTLQSLKRYFYLIAFNYYLHEQYPLGFALSFSRWMCRHPELYRLQAEMNLSELTVTGELVTKGTRVLVADERFCPDVLSTAKEMSVANFRRVPKMPVYGTAQPSSKTLGSVLRYLTDTKRKHARIVWINLREEAVLEGNEQIYTLREPGQLEELIPVPAASPQQLEKLEATLKGDLLKCQKWLEVYLEAEKQMKMFKSCLTTQEIFSQQKTACQGLTYRRIPIPDFCAPKEQDFDRLLEAMKSALAEDSQAAFVFNCSSGRGRTTTAMVIAVLTLWHFNGIPEMSEEEIVSVPDAKYTKGEFEVVMKVVQLLPDGHRMKKEVDMALDTVSETMTPMHYHLREIIICTYRQGKSGKEERETRTLQLRSLQYLERYIYLVLFNAYLHLEKKDSWQRPFSLWMREVAAVAGVYEVLNRLGFPELGGLEDESLGTLRGRWQARGGTSRPFRGEFV; encoded by the exons ATGGGTACGACGGCCAGCGCGGCGCAGCAGGCAGTCTCGGCATCCCCCCTGGAGAGCGGGGCGCCGGGCGACGGCAGCATGGAGGACCAGCGCTCCCTCAGCATCCACTCCTTCCAGACCCTGGGGCTCCACAACAGCAAGGCCAAGTCCATCATCACCAACAAAGTGGCGCCCGTGGTCATCAC GTACAACTGCAGGGAGGAATTTCAGATCCACGATGACCTGCTGAAGGCCAACTACACGGTGGGACGCATTTCCGAGACCACGCTGGAACACTACCTTGTGCAG GGGAAATATTTCATGGTCAGGGATGTGTATGGCAAATTAGACGTCTTGAACACTACCGGCAGCTGCGGCGCTCCCAATTTCCGACAAGCCAAAGGAGGTTACGCCGTGTTCGGCATGGGGCAGCCCAGCCTCAACGGCTTCAAGCTCgtgctgcagaagctgcagagagagggCCACAAG GAGTGCGTCTTCTTCTGCGTCCGCGAGGAACCCGTCGTCTTCCTGCGGTTGGAGGGGGATTTTGTGTCCTACACCCCCCGGGGCAAGGAGAACCTGCACGAAAACCTGCAGCGCCTGCAGCGGGGACTGCGGGCCGAGAGCTTGGAGCTGGCCATCCGCAAGGAg ATCCACGACTTCGCGCAGCTGAGCGAAAGCGTCTACTACGTCTACAACGACATCGAGCGCTTGCGGGATGAGCCCCACGCCGTGAGGGTGCAGTGCGAGGAGGACATCCAGGTGACGGAGGAGGTCTACCGCAGACCCgtcttcctcctgccctcctacag GTACCACcggctgcccctgcccgccgAGGGAGCCCCTTTGGAGGAGCAGTTCGACGCCTTCGTCCACTTCCTCAGG GAgagccccagcctgctgctgtgggaTGCCGGCAGACCCCCGCCGGCGCTGCTCTTCGGCTGCCAGACTGGCGTGGGCAGGACCAACCTGGCCATGGCCATGGGCACGCTTGTCCTCCACCACCACCGAGGAGCCGTCCAGAAGACCGA caCCAGCATCCCCCACCTGCCTAAACCATCTCCCAGGGACAGGCTTCGGGTCATCCAGACCTTCATCGAGATGGTCCCCAAAGGCCAGCAGATAGTCGAGGAG GTGGACGGTGCCATCGCCGCCTGCTCGGAGATGCACGACATGAAGGAAGCCATCTACGAGTACAAGAAGAAGCTGGAAGGGATCGGGGAGGACTATCAGATCCAG gGGAGCAGCACCAAAGAATATTTCCTCCAGAGGACTTTGCAGAGCCTCAAACGCTATTTCTACTTGATTGCCTTCAACTACTACCTTCATGAGCAG tACCCCCTGGGCTTTGCCCTCAGCTTCAGCAGGTGGATGTGTCGGCACCCCGAGCTCTACCGGCTGCAGGCAGAGATGAACTTGTCGGAGCTCACCGTCACCGGGGAACTTGTCACCAAGGGGACGCGAGTGCTG GTTGCGGACGAACGCTTCTGCCCGGACGTGCTGAGCACCGCCAAGGAGATGAGCGTGGCCAACTTCCGACGGGTGCCCAAGATGCCCGTCTACGGGACGGCGCAGCCCAGCTCCAAG ACCCTGGGGAGCGTCCTGCGGTACCTGACGGACACCAAGAGGAAGCACGCCCGCATCGTTTGGATCAACCTCCGGGAAGAAGCTGTCCTGGAGGGGAACGAGCAGATCTATACGTTGCGGGAGCCcgggcagctggaggagctgatCCCCGTGCCCGCCGCCTCgccccagcagctggag AAACTGGAGGCTACCCTGAAGGGTGACCTGCTGAAGTGCCAGAAGTGGCTGGAGGTATACCTGGAGGCGGAGAAGCAGATGAAGATGTTCAAGAGCTGCCTGACCACGCAGGAGATATTCAGCCAGCAGAAGACCGCCTGCCAGGGGCTGACCTACCGCCGCATCCCCATCCCCGACTTCTGTGCTCCCAAGGAGCAG GACTTTGACCGGCTGCTGGAGGCGATGAAGAGCGCCCTGGCCGAGGACTCGCAGGCAGCCTTCGTGTTCAACTGCTCCAGCGGCCGGGGCAGGACCACCACGGCCATGGTCATCGCTGTCCTCACCCTCTGGCACTTCAAC GGCATCCCCGAGATGAGCGAGGAGGAAATCGTGAGCGTGCCTGACGCCAAGTACACCAAAGGGGAGTTCGAG GTGGTGATGAAGGTAGTCCAGCTCCTGCCCGATGGCCACCGGATGAAGAAGGAGGTGGACATGGCCCTGGACACTGTCAGCGAGACCATGACGCCCATGCACTACCACCTCCGAGAAATCATCATTTGCACCTACCGTCAG GGGAAGTCGggcaaggaggagagggagacgCGGACGCTGCAGCTGAGGAGCCTTCAGTACCTGGAGCGCTACATCTACCTGGTCCTCTTCAACGCCTACCTGCATCTGGAGAAGAAGGACTCCTGGCAGCGACCCTTCAGCCTCTGGATGCGCGAG gTGGCGGCGGTGGCCGGGGTCTACGAGGTCCTGAACCGGCTGGGCTTCCCCGAGCTGGGGGGCCTGGAGGACGAGTCCCTGGGCACGCTGCGGGGCCGCTGGCAGGCGCGGGGGGGCACCTCCCGCCCTTTCCGTGGGGAATTCGTGTAG
- the PALD1 gene encoding paladin isoform X1: protein MGTTASAAQQAVSASPLESGAPGDGSMEDQRSLSIHSFQTLGLHNSKAKSIITNKVAPVVITYNCREEFQIHDDLLKANYTVGRISETTLEHYLVQGKYFMVRDVYGKLDVLNTTGSCGAPNFRQAKGGYAVFGMGQPSLNGFKLVLQKLQREGHKLFSLSLQECVFFCVREEPVVFLRLEGDFVSYTPRGKENLHENLQRLQRGLRAESLELAIRKEIHDFAQLSESVYYVYNDIERLRDEPHAVRVQCEEDIQVTEEVYRRPVFLLPSYRYHRLPLPAEGAPLEEQFDAFVHFLRESPSLLLWDAGRPPPALLFGCQTGVGRTNLAMAMGTLVLHHHRGAVQKTDTSIPHLPKPSPRDRLRVIQTFIEMVPKGQQIVEEVDGAIAACSEMHDMKEAIYEYKKKLEGIGEDYQIQGSSTKEYFLQRTLQSLKRYFYLIAFNYYLHEQYPLGFALSFSRWMCRHPELYRLQAEMNLSELTVTGELVTKGTRVLVADERFCPDVLSTAKEMSVANFRRVPKMPVYGTAQPSSKTLGSVLRYLTDTKRKHARIVWINLREEAVLEGNEQIYTLREPGQLEELIPVPAASPQQLEKLEATLKGDLLKCQKWLEVYLEAEKQMKMFKSCLTTQEIFSQQKTACQGLTYRRIPIPDFCAPKEQDFDRLLEAMKSALAEDSQAAFVFNCSSGRGRTTTAMVIAVLTLWHFNGIPEMSEEEIVSVPDAKYTKGEFEVVMKVVQLLPDGHRMKKEVDMALDTVSETMTPMHYHLREIIICTYRQGKSGKEERETRTLQLRSLQYLERYIYLVLFNAYLHLEKKDSWQRPFSLWMREVAAVAGVYEVLNRLGFPELGGLEDESLGTLRGRWQARGGTSRPFRGEFV from the exons ATGGGTACGACGGCCAGCGCGGCGCAGCAGGCAGTCTCGGCATCCCCCCTGGAGAGCGGGGCGCCGGGCGACGGCAGCATGGAGGACCAGCGCTCCCTCAGCATCCACTCCTTCCAGACCCTGGGGCTCCACAACAGCAAGGCCAAGTCCATCATCACCAACAAAGTGGCGCCCGTGGTCATCAC GTACAACTGCAGGGAGGAATTTCAGATCCACGATGACCTGCTGAAGGCCAACTACACGGTGGGACGCATTTCCGAGACCACGCTGGAACACTACCTTGTGCAG GGGAAATATTTCATGGTCAGGGATGTGTATGGCAAATTAGACGTCTTGAACACTACCGGCAGCTGCGGCGCTCCCAATTTCCGACAAGCCAAAGGAGGTTACGCCGTGTTCGGCATGGGGCAGCCCAGCCTCAACGGCTTCAAGCTCgtgctgcagaagctgcagagagagggCCACAAG ctcttctccctctctttgcaGGAGTGCGTCTTCTTCTGCGTCCGCGAGGAACCCGTCGTCTTCCTGCGGTTGGAGGGGGATTTTGTGTCCTACACCCCCCGGGGCAAGGAGAACCTGCACGAAAACCTGCAGCGCCTGCAGCGGGGACTGCGGGCCGAGAGCTTGGAGCTGGCCATCCGCAAGGAg ATCCACGACTTCGCGCAGCTGAGCGAAAGCGTCTACTACGTCTACAACGACATCGAGCGCTTGCGGGATGAGCCCCACGCCGTGAGGGTGCAGTGCGAGGAGGACATCCAGGTGACGGAGGAGGTCTACCGCAGACCCgtcttcctcctgccctcctacag GTACCACcggctgcccctgcccgccgAGGGAGCCCCTTTGGAGGAGCAGTTCGACGCCTTCGTCCACTTCCTCAGG GAgagccccagcctgctgctgtgggaTGCCGGCAGACCCCCGCCGGCGCTGCTCTTCGGCTGCCAGACTGGCGTGGGCAGGACCAACCTGGCCATGGCCATGGGCACGCTTGTCCTCCACCACCACCGAGGAGCCGTCCAGAAGACCGA caCCAGCATCCCCCACCTGCCTAAACCATCTCCCAGGGACAGGCTTCGGGTCATCCAGACCTTCATCGAGATGGTCCCCAAAGGCCAGCAGATAGTCGAGGAG GTGGACGGTGCCATCGCCGCCTGCTCGGAGATGCACGACATGAAGGAAGCCATCTACGAGTACAAGAAGAAGCTGGAAGGGATCGGGGAGGACTATCAGATCCAG gGGAGCAGCACCAAAGAATATTTCCTCCAGAGGACTTTGCAGAGCCTCAAACGCTATTTCTACTTGATTGCCTTCAACTACTACCTTCATGAGCAG tACCCCCTGGGCTTTGCCCTCAGCTTCAGCAGGTGGATGTGTCGGCACCCCGAGCTCTACCGGCTGCAGGCAGAGATGAACTTGTCGGAGCTCACCGTCACCGGGGAACTTGTCACCAAGGGGACGCGAGTGCTG GTTGCGGACGAACGCTTCTGCCCGGACGTGCTGAGCACCGCCAAGGAGATGAGCGTGGCCAACTTCCGACGGGTGCCCAAGATGCCCGTCTACGGGACGGCGCAGCCCAGCTCCAAG ACCCTGGGGAGCGTCCTGCGGTACCTGACGGACACCAAGAGGAAGCACGCCCGCATCGTTTGGATCAACCTCCGGGAAGAAGCTGTCCTGGAGGGGAACGAGCAGATCTATACGTTGCGGGAGCCcgggcagctggaggagctgatCCCCGTGCCCGCCGCCTCgccccagcagctggag AAACTGGAGGCTACCCTGAAGGGTGACCTGCTGAAGTGCCAGAAGTGGCTGGAGGTATACCTGGAGGCGGAGAAGCAGATGAAGATGTTCAAGAGCTGCCTGACCACGCAGGAGATATTCAGCCAGCAGAAGACCGCCTGCCAGGGGCTGACCTACCGCCGCATCCCCATCCCCGACTTCTGTGCTCCCAAGGAGCAG GACTTTGACCGGCTGCTGGAGGCGATGAAGAGCGCCCTGGCCGAGGACTCGCAGGCAGCCTTCGTGTTCAACTGCTCCAGCGGCCGGGGCAGGACCACCACGGCCATGGTCATCGCTGTCCTCACCCTCTGGCACTTCAAC GGCATCCCCGAGATGAGCGAGGAGGAAATCGTGAGCGTGCCTGACGCCAAGTACACCAAAGGGGAGTTCGAG GTGGTGATGAAGGTAGTCCAGCTCCTGCCCGATGGCCACCGGATGAAGAAGGAGGTGGACATGGCCCTGGACACTGTCAGCGAGACCATGACGCCCATGCACTACCACCTCCGAGAAATCATCATTTGCACCTACCGTCAG GGGAAGTCGggcaaggaggagagggagacgCGGACGCTGCAGCTGAGGAGCCTTCAGTACCTGGAGCGCTACATCTACCTGGTCCTCTTCAACGCCTACCTGCATCTGGAGAAGAAGGACTCCTGGCAGCGACCCTTCAGCCTCTGGATGCGCGAG gTGGCGGCGGTGGCCGGGGTCTACGAGGTCCTGAACCGGCTGGGCTTCCCCGAGCTGGGGGGCCTGGAGGACGAGTCCCTGGGCACGCTGCGGGGCCGCTGGCAGGCGCGGGGGGGCACCTCCCGCCCTTTCCGTGGGGAATTCGTGTAG